The nucleotide sequence GGAAGCGAAGGAGTTCGAACTCGGTGCGGGACAGCTCGACGGTGACACCGCCGCGCCGGACCTCCCGGGCTTCCTCGTCCATGCTGAGGTCCCCAAGGGTGAGCAGGTTCACGCCCGGCCCGGCGGTCATTCCGGCCCGTCGCAGCAGCCCGCGCAGCCGGGCTAGGACTTCCTCCAGGCTGTAGGGCTTGGTGACGTAGTCGTCGCCGCCCGCCGTGATCCCGGCGATGCGGTCCTCGACTGCGTCGCGGGCGGTCAGGAACAGGACACACACCTTGGGCATCTCACGTCTGAGGGCCCGCAGGACCTGGAGGCCGTCCAGGTCGGGCAGCATCCAGTCCAGAACCACCGCGTCAGGCCGGAAATCACGGGCCGTCTCGAGTGCGGTTGTGCCGTCGGCGGCGGTGCGGACCTGCCAGCCCTCGCCGGTCACGACTCCGGCCAGGACATCGGTGACGTCGGGTTCGTCGTCGACGACGAGAATCCGTACGGGATCTCCGTCGGGGCGGTGCAGAAGCGATGTCGTACGCGGCTCGTCCATGGTTCCTTCAGCATCCCCCGGCGCAGGCCACGGCAGGGGTGAGGCGTGTCTCTGAGTTTCCTCTGAATCGGAGCTGAGAGCGGTCGACCACGCTGTTTCAGAAGGTACACAGAGGTTGGGCTGTGAGGCTGGCCACCCATCGCCGGAGCGTGCGCCATATCCGGAGGAGCCCCATGACCACCACGTTCACCACCACGACGTATGCGAGCCGCGGGATGCGCCACCGGCGCCCGCGCCGCAGCCTCGTCCCGTTCCTGGTGCCGCTGGTGATCTGGGCCGGCGCCGCCGGAGTGCTGGGCCTGTGGTGGAGCGACACGAACTCGGTGGTCGGCTCGGCGGGCTGGCTCACCGGCGCGGGACGTATCACCGGTCTCCTGGCCGGATACGCCTGCGCGGTCCTGCTGGCGCTCATGGCCCGGATGCCGCTCCTGGACCACACCATCGGCACCGACCGGCTCGCCCGCTGGCACGCCTGGGGAGGCCGCTGCACCGTGTCCCTCGCCCTTGCCCACACCCTGCTGATCATCTGGGGCTACTCGCTGGCCTCCCACACGAACGTGGTCAGCCAGACCTCCACACTCGTCCTTCACTACCCCGACCTGCTCAAGGGCACGGCCGGCTTCCTGCTGCTCGTGGCCACAGGGATTATGTCCGCCCGCGCTGCCCGCCGCAGGATGAGTTACGAGACGTGGCACTACCTGCACTTCGCGACCTACCTGGCAGTCTTCCTCACCTTCGGACACCAGCTCTCCAACGGAGCCGACTTCGTCGGCAACCGCCTCGCGCAGGCCGCCTGGTACACGCTGTTCCTCGGGGTCGCGGCCCTGGTCGCCTGGTACCGCTTCGCCGTCCCAGTCCGGCGAGGGCTGCGCCACCGCCTGCGCGTGGCCGCGGTCCACCCCGAAGCACCGGGCGTGGTCTCCGTCCACCTCACCGGCCAGCACCTCGACGACCTCGGGGGCGAGCCGGGGCAATTCCTGCGCTGGCGTTTCCTGACCCGCGGACTGTGGTGGACCGCGAACCCCTACTCCCTCTCGGCCCCCGCCCACCCCGGCCACCTGCGGATCACGGTCAAGACCGCCGGCGGGCACAGCGCCGCCCTCGCCCGCTTGAGGCCCGGCACCCGGGTGTGGGCCGAGGGACCCTACGGCGCCTTCACCGCGAACCGCCGGACCACCCCCAGGGTCCTGCTCCTGGCCGGCGGGGTCGGCATCACCCCCCTGCGTGCGCTGTTCGAGACGCTCCCGGGCCAGGTGACCCTCGTCTACCGGGCCCGCCGCGCCGTCGACCTCGCCCTGCGCGGTGAACTCGACGCGATAGCCTCCCGCCGACGGGCCACCGTGCACTACATCGTCGACGAACCGGCCGGACACGCCTCCCCCCTCACCGCCCGGGTCTTGAGCACCCTGGTCCCCGATCTGGCCGCGCACGACGTCTACCTCTGCGGCCCGCCCGGCATGACCGAGGCCGCGATCAGAGCCCTGCGCGAAGCCGGTGTCCCGGCCCGGCGCATCCACCACGAGTCCTTCGCGTTCTGAGGAGAACCGCCATGCGCCGAGCCGTCCTCACCACCACCGGGATCAGCGCCCTGATCGTCGCCCTGCTCGCCCTCAAACCCCACCAGCTCCCCGCCCTGGCCGGGGCGGCTCCCCGTTCCCCGACGGCCTCGCACACTCCCGCAGACGCCTCGCCGGGCACATCCACTGGGACGGGCACGTTCACCGGAGATCCCATCGACACCCAGTACGGAACCGTGCAGGTCGCCGCCACCCTCAACCAGGGCAAGATCACCTCGATCAAGGTCCTCCAGGCCCCCGACCACAGAGGCCGTGACCAGGAGATCGCAGCCTACGCCCTGCCCCGCCTCACCCAGGAGGCCATCGGAGCCCAGAGCGCGCACATCGACGCCGTCTCCGGCGCCAGCTACACCAGCCAGGGCTACATCCAGTCCCTCCAGAGCGCCCTGGACCAGGCCCATGCCTGACACCACACAGGGTCTGCGCCACGTCGAGCACGTCATGGGCACCGTCTTCTCCTTCGACATCCGCGACCAGCCGACCCCCGCCATCCGCCGCGCCCTCGTCGAGGCTGTGCACCACCTCCACCAGGTCGATGCCGTGTTCTCCACCTACCGGCCCGACAGCCACATCAGCCGCCTCGACCGCGGCGAGATCCGACTGGAGCACTGCCCGCCCGAAGTCCACGAAGTCCTGTCCCTGTGCGCACAGGCCGCCCATGCCAGCGATGGCTGGTTCAGCATCATCCCCGCGAGAACCCTCGACCCCTCGGGGCTCGTCAAAGGCTGGGCCACCGAGACCGCATCCCAGCTCCTTTACGACGCGGGCGCGCACCACACGTGCATCAACGG is from Streptomyces sp. NBC_01363 and encodes:
- a CDS encoding response regulator transcription factor, which translates into the protein MDEPRTTSLLHRPDGDPVRILVVDDEPDVTDVLAGVVTGEGWQVRTAADGTTALETARDFRPDAVVLDWMLPDLDGLQVLRALRREMPKVCVLFLTARDAVEDRIAGITAGGDDYVTKPYSLEEVLARLRGLLRRAGMTAGPGVNLLTLGDLSMDEEAREVRRGGVTVELSRTEFELLRFLMRNPRRVLSKAQILDRVWAYDFGGRAHVVELYISYLRKKIDAGRAPMIHTVRGVGYVLKPDSP
- a CDS encoding ferredoxin reductase family protein; the protein is MTTTFTTTTYASRGMRHRRPRRSLVPFLVPLVIWAGAAGVLGLWWSDTNSVVGSAGWLTGAGRITGLLAGYACAVLLALMARMPLLDHTIGTDRLARWHAWGGRCTVSLALAHTLLIIWGYSLASHTNVVSQTSTLVLHYPDLLKGTAGFLLLVATGIMSARAARRRMSYETWHYLHFATYLAVFLTFGHQLSNGADFVGNRLAQAAWYTLFLGVAALVAWYRFAVPVRRGLRHRLRVAAVHPEAPGVVSVHLTGQHLDDLGGEPGQFLRWRFLTRGLWWTANPYSLSAPAHPGHLRITVKTAGGHSAALARLRPGTRVWAEGPYGAFTANRRTTPRVLLLAGGVGITPLRALFETLPGQVTLVYRARRAVDLALRGELDAIASRRRATVHYIVDEPAGHASPLTARVLSTLVPDLAAHDVYLCGPPGMTEAAIRALREAGVPARRIHHESFAF
- a CDS encoding FMN-binding protein is translated as MRRAVLTTTGISALIVALLALKPHQLPALAGAAPRSPTASHTPADASPGTSTGTGTFTGDPIDTQYGTVQVAATLNQGKITSIKVLQAPDHRGRDQEIAAYALPRLTQEAIGAQSAHIDAVSGASYTSQGYIQSLQSALDQAHA
- a CDS encoding FAD:protein FMN transferase, coding for MPDTTQGLRHVEHVMGTVFSFDIRDQPTPAIRRALVEAVHHLHQVDAVFSTYRPDSHISRLDRGEIRLEHCPPEVHEVLSLCAQAAHASDGWFSIIPARTLDPSGLVKGWATETASQLLYDAGAHHTCINGGGDLQLRGQAGPGTAWRIGIAHPLRPGELATVITASHDLAVATSGTAERGHHIVDPHTGRPADTFASLTLVGPRLTLTDTYATAAFARGNGAQGWVETLDGYEALAVLPDGQEWRTPGFSRYGS